Sequence from the Hamadaea flava genome:
TGGTGGCCGACCTCGCCGCCGCGCTGGCGAAGCGGTCGTTCCGCGAGCGCCTGGACGCTCACCTGAACGCTCGATAATATAGTGAGCATGACACACTATGAGCCAGCTTCACTATGGGTCAGCTTCACTATGAAGCGACCATGAATCGGCGTCACGAGGCGCTGAACCAGCTGATCGAGTTCTCGGTGCTGATGAACGAGGACATGACGACCAGCCTCGGCCGCGCCGGCCTGACCCCGTCGCGGACGCATGTGCTCTGGGAACTGGCCGCGGCCGGCCCGATGAGCCAGCGGCAGCTCGCCGAGCGGCTCAAGGTGAGCGCACGCACCGTCACCGGGCTGATCGACGGGCTGGTCGCGACCGGTTTCGTGACCCGTGAGCCGCATCCGTCGGACCGGCGGGCGTTCCTGGTGACCTTCACCGAGCAGGGCCGGCGCACGGCGACCGCGCTGGAGAAGGGGCAGGCGGATTTCGCCGAGCTGCTCTTCGGCGACATGGACGGCAAGCGCTTCGACCAGTTCACGGCGGGTCTGGCCGAGGTGCTCGAGCGCTTCAAGCACGGGCTCGCCACACAGACCTGGGAGGCGTCGTGATCCGGCTGATGGCGTACGAGTGGAGAATGTGGCTGGCCCTGGGCCGCTGGATCGCCCGGCGCCCGCCGCGGGGCGGGCGGCCGTTCCGCTACGCGGCGCCGGTGGTGCCGATCATCTGGACCTTCATCGTGCTGTCCGCGGTCGAGATCCCCATCGCGGACCTGCTGTTGCCCTGGCGCGGCGTGCGCATCGCGATGCTCGTCCTGGGCGCGTGGGGCGTGACCTGGATGATCGGCCTGCTCGCGAGCATGTACGTCAATACGCACACGATCGGCGAGGACGATATCAACGTCCGATATGGACTGTCGATCGACTTTCCCGTGCCATGGGAGGCGATCGCGGAGATCCGGGCGAACCAGCGCCCACTCCAGACCTCCAAGACAGTCCACTTCGATCAGACGAAGACCGGCACCGCGCTGAGCGTGGCCGTGGGCAGCCAGACCGCCGTCGACCTCGTTCTCGTCTCACCCCAAGTGGTACGCCTGCCGTCGGGCGACAGCGAACCGGTCACGGAGATCAGGATCAACGCGGACGACCCGGCCGCCTTCGTCGCCGAGGCGCGCGCGCACCTCACCCGCCGTCGTGCGGAGTCCGCCTCGGCGCACTGACCCAAGCCCGGCGCAGGCACGCCGTCAGTCGACGTCGTGCGGAGTCCGCCTCGGCGCGCTGACGGGGGCCTGACGCTGGCGGGGCATCGACGGCCGCCGGAACCGCCGCTTCTCGCGTCCCTTCGGCCGGGTCATCAGCGCGCCGACGACCGAGACGACCGTCAGCAGCAGGACGACGACGGCGATCTCCGGCCTGGGCGTCCCGGCCGACGCGGTGTTCGGTTCGGTGAGGAAGTCGTACCAGACCAGGATCGACTGGATGAGCGTGATCGCGGTGAACACGAAGATCAGCCGGTTGCGCCGCTCGTCGCGGTCGTTGAAGATCCGCTCGCGGTGGAGGCTGAACAGGTCGCGCAGCGCGGCGGTGCGCTCCTCCAGCGTCTCAGCCTCGGCGGTGGTGCTCCAGGCCTGTGCCGCGGCCTGCCGTACGCGCAGCCGGCCGGTGGTCAGGTAGCGCGCCTCCTGGCCCAGCAGCAGGTTGCGCATCGTGACGTCCTCCGTGAGCGACAGCACGTCGACGTATTGCGAGTCCACCGTGATCAGGCTGTGCTCGTCGGCCTGGCTGAGCCCGACGAGGTGGTCGGCGATGTGCCGCTTGGCCTCGTCGACCACGATCCACTCCTGGGTGGCCACCATCAGACCCTCGACGACCTCGTGCACGAGGCCCGGCCGGCCCATGGAGTGCACGTTGGTCATGCCCGTTCCGACGTGGACGGTCGCGCCCTGCGCCAGTTCCACCGGTACGCCGTACCAGCGGGCGTTGGGGAACTCGACGCCGGGCGGAGCGTCGACGCACAGCCGGTGCCACCACAGCAGCGTGCTGCTGTCCATTGCCGACGGCGGCAGCGGCCGCAGCAGCGAGGGCTCGACGACCTCGGCGATCCGCTGGCTCCACCGCGCGATCAGCGGCTCGACCAGCTGCGTGGCCGGTCCCTCGTACTCCTTGAACCGCGTGCTGCACTCCTCGTCTTCGAGGTCGAGCGAGATGTCGTCGGGCAGTTCCATCTCGATCACCACGAAGGCGATCGCCAGGCTGCTCACGTAGAGCCGGATGGCGGTGCCGCCGACCTCGGTCGCGCCGGAGAAGACCATCGTCTCCATCCGGGTGTAGACCGAGCCCACCACGTCGAAGAACAGGTCGGCGTCGTCGACGGCGGCGTCCGACTGGAACTCGGTGAGGCCGGTGCGGAGCATCTCGGACAGCTCTTCCCGGCCGCCCGGCTTCATCAGCGCGCTCAGCGAGAAGCGTACGGGCAGCAGGAAAGTACCGAAACTGACGATGCGCAACGCGCGCCCCTCCCCAGGTGCGTCAGCGGGTCCGCACGGCCAGAATCCAGTCGCCGTGACCGGCGTGCCCCGCCTCGGTCGTCCAATCGGGACCGAGCATATCGGCAACCCGGTCGGGCGGGAGATACAGCGGGGTGCCGGGTCCGAACGAGGTGCACCACAGCAGCTGACCGCCGACACCGAGGATCCGGCCGAACTCGCGGAAATCCGGAACGCCGTTCAGGCTGACCAGCAGCGGCACCGAGCCGTCCCGGAACGGCATCCGGCGTACGTCGGCGGCGACGTAGGCGACGTGCGGCAGTGCGGGAGCGCCCGTGAGCATGGAGACGTTGACGTCGGTCGCGACGACCGGCGGGCCGACCCGGGCGAGCAGCTCGGTCGCCTGGCCGGTGCCGCAGCCGATCTCGACGATCCACTCGACCGGCCGGGCGTGCTGCAACCCGGCCGCGACCGTGGCGGCGTACCAGGGTTGTTCCACCGCCCACTCGGTCCACTCTGGAGCCATCTCGTCGTAGGTGACGGCCAGCTCCTCCCACGTCTTGTCGTCGTCGGGATCGGCGAGGACACGTTCGAGCGCGAGCCGGCTGCGATGGGTGGACGCGTTCAGCTCAGGCGGTGGCGCGTCGGGGATCTCCACGGGGTCGTACCACAGCTGTACGGGCATACCAGCAGGGTACTCACTTCACCGCAAGCAGACGGTTGATGTGACGCGCCGGCCCCGGTGCGCCGAAATGCCACCCCTGCGCGAGGTCGCAATCCAGCCCGGCCAGCAACGACGCCTGCGCCGCCGTCTCGACCTCCTCGGCGGTGACCGTCAGTTTGAGGGTGTGCGCGAGGCGTACGACGGTGGCGAGGATCTCGATGTCGGCCGCGCTCGGACCGGCCGGGCGGCGCAGCGCGGAGACGAACGGCCCGGCCAGTTTCAGCGCGTGGATCGGCAGGTTGCTCAGGTACGCCAGATTCGAGTACCCGGTGCCGAAGTCGTCGATCGCGATGCGTACGCCGAGGTCGGCGAGCCGATGCAGGACGGCCAGCGGTTCGCCCTTGGTCGCCATGAGCGCGCTCTCGGTCAGCTCCAGTTGCAGCGCCCCGGGATCCATGTCGGTCTCGTCGAGGATGCGGCGCAGGTCGGCGACCAGACCCGGCTCGGCGACCTGACGTGGCGACAGGTTGACGCTGATCAGCGGATGCCAGTCCGGGTGCTCGCGGCGCCACCGGTCGGCCTGGGCGCACGCCTCCCGCAGCACCCACTGGCCGAGCCGGACGATCAGGCCGCTCTGCTCGGCCATCTCGACGAACCGGTCCGGGCCGAGCAGTCCCAGCTCGGGATGCTGCCAGCGGACCAGCGCCTCGACCCCGGCCGGCGCGCCGTCGTTGAGGTCCACGAGCGGCTGATAGTCGAGGAAGAACTGCTCCTCCTCCAGCGCCCGGGGCATCTGGGCGGACAGCCGGTAGCGGCCGACCGCCTGGGCGTGGCGGTGGTGGTCGAAGACGGCCGACCGATCCCGGCCGTCGCTCTTGGCCCAGTAGAGCGTCGTGTCGGCGGCCTTCATCAGCTCGGCGGCGGTCGTTCCGGCGGCGGCCCGGTCGACGACGCCGACACTGGCCGCCACGCTCAGCGTGTGCCCACCGAGGACGACGGGTTCCCGGACGACGGCCAGCGCCTCGTCGGCGATGCGGACGAGCTCGGCCTCCCCCGGCGACTGTTCGAGGAGCACCACGAACTCGTCGCCGCCCATCCGGGCGACCAGCCGGCCCGGCCCCGACAGGCGTACGCGCAGCCGCTCCGCGACCGAGCGCAGCAGCTCGTCGCCGGCGTCGTGCCCCAGCGTGTCGTTGATCATCTTGAACCCGTCGAGGTCCAGGTAGCACACCCCGACCCGGGCGTCGGGACGGGTGTCGCCCAGCGCGGCGGCGAGCCGTTCGAAGAACATCGTGCGATTCGGCAGCCCGGTCAGCGGATCGTGGGTCGCCTGGAACGCCAGCTCGGTCAGCAGCCGCCGTTGCTCGGTGATGTCCTGCACCATCCCGACGGCGAACCGCGGCGCGCCGTCCTGCGCACGGATCAGCGAGACGGCCAGCTCCGTCCAGATCTCCTCGCCGTCGCGCCGGTAGTACGCCTTCTGCGTACGGAAGTGGTCGGAGTCGCCGCTGAACAGCTGAGCCAGATCGGCCCAGACCGCCGGATCGTCCGACGGGTGCGCGAAGTCGCTCGCCGACAGCTCCCGCAGCTCGTCGATGCTGTAGCCGAGCATCTCCGACAGCGACTGGTTGACCTCCATGATCCGGCCACTGAGGTCGCCGATCCCGATGCCGATGGCGGCGTCGGCGAAGACCGCTTTGAAGCGCGCCTCACTCTCCCAGCGCGCTCGCTCGGCGGCGGTTCTGGCCTGCATCGAGGCGACATGGATGCGCTCCTGCTCGGCCAGGGTGCGTTCGCGCAGCGCGTCGGCGTACCCGCCGGCCAGCTCGGCGAGCACCCGGCGCAGCCG
This genomic interval carries:
- a CDS encoding MarR family winged helix-turn-helix transcriptional regulator; its protein translation is MNRRHEALNQLIEFSVLMNEDMTTSLGRAGLTPSRTHVLWELAAAGPMSQRQLAERLKVSARTVTGLIDGLVATGFVTREPHPSDRRAFLVTFTEQGRRTATALEKGQADFAELLFGDMDGKRFDQFTAGLAEVLERFKHGLATQTWEAS
- a CDS encoding putative bifunctional diguanylate cyclase/phosphodiesterase; translated protein: MEPPNASEVAGAWTDAIAETSYVVIGRTALSARLTTRVEELLALLDAAGDDPGPARSIGAALVSSHFTDVGAITGSLRALGDRLSAYAVSVHKDDRLRRVLAELAGGYADALRERTLAEQERIHVASMQARTAAERARWESEARFKAVFADAAIGIGIGDLSGRIMEVNQSLSEMLGYSIDELRELSASDFAHPSDDPAVWADLAQLFSGDSDHFRTQKAYYRRDGEEIWTELAVSLIRAQDGAPRFAVGMVQDITEQRRLLTELAFQATHDPLTGLPNRTMFFERLAAALGDTRPDARVGVCYLDLDGFKMINDTLGHDAGDELLRSVAERLRVRLSGPGRLVARMGGDEFVVLLEQSPGEAELVRIADEALAVVREPVVLGGHTLSVAASVGVVDRAAAGTTAAELMKAADTTLYWAKSDGRDRSAVFDHHRHAQAVGRYRLSAQMPRALEEEQFFLDYQPLVDLNDGAPAGVEALVRWQHPELGLLGPDRFVEMAEQSGLIVRLGQWVLREACAQADRWRREHPDWHPLISVNLSPRQVAEPGLVADLRRILDETDMDPGALQLELTESALMATKGEPLAVLHRLADLGVRIAIDDFGTGYSNLAYLSNLPIHALKLAGPFVSALRRPAGPSAADIEILATVVRLAHTLKLTVTAEEVETAAQASLLAGLDCDLAQGWHFGAPGPARHINRLLAVK
- a CDS encoding class I SAM-dependent methyltransferase; protein product: MPVQLWYDPVEIPDAPPPELNASTHRSRLALERVLADPDDDKTWEELAVTYDEMAPEWTEWAVEQPWYAATVAAGLQHARPVEWIVEIGCGTGQATELLARVGPPVVATDVNVSMLTGAPALPHVAYVAADVRRMPFRDGSVPLLVSLNGVPDFREFGRILGVGGQLLWCTSFGPGTPLYLPPDRVADMLGPDWTTEAGHAGHGDWILAVRTR